A window of Paenibacillus polygoni contains these coding sequences:
- the spoIIIAE gene encoding stage III sporulation protein AE — translation MKNSSGSRNQIVIVTLMLCFFFALANQVFADSPVTDWANKQVEQLPTEQVERYWQSLIDEYGGFFPEGKLPSFMDMLMPGGESLSIKNMFGAIGQYLLHEVLFNAKLLVTIIMLNILSMILETLQTAFEKSTISKVAYAICYMVIIVISINSFSVAIGYAEEAIDRMINFMLAMIPLLFALLASMGNIVTVSVTHPLIVFMIHTIGVLIYKIVFPLLFFSAVLHLVSSLTDKYKLTQLANLLRLIGIGVLGVVLTIFLGVISVQGATSSVTDGVTIRAAKYVSGNFVPVVGKVLADATDTVITASLLVKNSIGLAGVIIILFLCAFPALKILTLAFIYNLAAALMQPLGDTPIVGCLQAIGKSLIYVFAALAAVSLMFFLAITIMLTAGNMTVMLR, via the coding sequence ATGAAAAATTCCAGTGGATCCCGCAATCAGATCGTGATTGTCACACTGATGTTGTGTTTTTTCTTTGCACTTGCAAACCAGGTTTTTGCGGACTCCCCTGTAACCGACTGGGCCAATAAGCAAGTTGAACAACTGCCGACAGAGCAGGTGGAAAGGTACTGGCAGTCTCTCATCGATGAATACGGAGGGTTTTTTCCTGAAGGCAAGCTGCCCTCATTTATGGACATGCTGATGCCCGGCGGAGAATCACTAAGTATAAAAAATATGTTTGGAGCAATAGGCCAGTATTTGTTACATGAAGTTCTATTCAATGCAAAGCTGCTCGTTACGATCATTATGCTGAACATCTTAAGTATGATTTTAGAGACTCTTCAAACAGCCTTCGAAAAAAGTACGATAAGTAAAGTGGCTTACGCCATTTGTTATATGGTGATTATCGTCATTTCGATTAACAGCTTCAGTGTCGCCATTGGTTATGCCGAAGAAGCGATCGATCGGATGATTAATTTTATGCTCGCTATGATTCCTCTGCTGTTTGCCTTACTTGCATCTATGGGGAACATCGTAACCGTCAGTGTTACACATCCGCTTATCGTATTTATGATTCACACGATCGGCGTACTGATCTATAAGATCGTATTTCCGCTTTTATTTTTCTCAGCTGTTCTGCATTTAGTCAGTTCTTTAACGGACAAGTACAAGCTGACACAGCTTGCAAACCTGCTTAGACTCATTGGAATTGGAGTACTGGGGGTCGTTCTAACGATTTTTTTAGGCGTTATCTCTGTTCAAGGGGCGACAAGTTCGGTTACTGATGGAGTTACGATTCGGGCAGCAAAGTATGTATCAGGCAATTTTGTTCCCGTCGTCGGCAAAGTTCTTGCAGATGCAACGGATACGGTGATAACCGCATCCTTGTTAGTTAAAAATTCGATTGGACTTGCGGGAGTCATTATTATTTTATTCTTATGTGCATTCCCGGCTCTCAAGATTTTGACTCTCGCTTTTATATATAATCTCGCAGCAGCCTTAATGCAGCCCCTCGGCGATACACCGATCGTGGGATGTCTGCAGGCAATTGGCAAAAGTTTAATTTATGTCTTCGCTGCGCTCGCAGCGGTCAGTCTCATGTTCTTTCTTGCGATAACGATCATGCTGACAGCTGGGAATATGACGGTAATGTTGAGGTGA
- a CDS encoding 2-phosphosulfolactate phosphatase, translated as MRIDVVASASEIRTEDVIHRSAVVIDVFRTTSTIVTALAQGAICITPVETVPKAKQLGLEGMFLGGERFCKKIAGFDAGNSPLEYTKELVEGRKGIMTTTSGTRALIKAGKASYIFTAAFLNVKACAEVLAEVDLDIAILCAGQQDRLTMEDSLCAGMLIHYIKQSAVQPVRLNDLGLVVHQAYLGCEADLRNKLKESNEAKRLTKQGHEKDVDYCLTENAFTLVPVMEDHFLVPWKAKEKKII; from the coding sequence ATGCGTATCGATGTTGTTGCCAGTGCCAGTGAAATACGCACAGAAGATGTGATTCACCGCAGCGCAGTGGTTATCGATGTATTTCGAACAACGAGTACCATTGTTACTGCTCTAGCTCAAGGGGCAATCTGTATTACGCCCGTAGAAACCGTACCAAAGGCTAAACAGCTTGGGCTTGAAGGTATGTTTCTAGGCGGCGAACGATTCTGTAAAAAAATAGCTGGATTTGATGCGGGGAACTCGCCTTTGGAATATACAAAAGAATTAGTAGAAGGAAGAAAAGGAATTATGACCACCACAAGCGGTACTAGAGCTTTGATTAAAGCTGGAAAGGCTTCCTATATTTTCACAGCAGCCTTTTTAAATGTAAAAGCTTGTGCAGAGGTGCTAGCGGAGGTTGATCTAGATATCGCTATTCTTTGTGCAGGTCAACAGGACAGGTTAACTATGGAGGATTCACTTTGCGCTGGAATGCTCATTCATTATATAAAGCAATCAGCTGTACAGCCCGTACGTCTTAATGATTTAGGGTTGGTTGTTCACCAAGCTTACCTTGGCTGTGAGGCAGACCTTCGAAATAAGCTGAAAGAGAGCAACGAGGCAAAGAGGTTAACAAAGCAAGGTCATGAAAAAGATGTGGATTATTGTTTAACGGAGAATGCTTTTACCCTTGTTCCTGTTATGGAAGACCACTTTCTAGTCCCCTGGAAGGCAAAAGAGAAAAAAATAATATAA
- a CDS encoding aspartate kinase has protein sequence MSLFVMKFGGSSVGDTERMQRVARRVAQKQDEGHQCVVVVSAMGDTTDELIDQAKILNDKLPAREMDMLLTTGEQISIALLSMAIQSLGRETVSYTGWQAGFRTEPVHGKARITDIQPERVLRSLEEGKIVIVAGFQGISEEGEITTLGRGGSDTTAVALAAAIKADACEIYTDVDGVYSTDPRIVKVARKLSEISYDEMLELAHLGTAVLHPRAVEYAKHSKVPLVVRSSFTYNEGTVVKEEAALEQGVVVSGIAYDKNVARISILGVEDIPGVLAGMFGALAREQIDVDIIVQSGISDGKADFSFTVTLDDRERAIEVIQGMESILPFREITSEDGLVKISIVGAGMVSHPGVAAQMFEVISSQGVNIKMVSTSEIKVSCVVEGTKLNEVIRALHTAYKLDAEVQAFVGGPQDRR, from the coding sequence TTGTCTTTGTTTGTAATGAAATTCGGAGGAAGTTCTGTAGGTGATACAGAACGAATGCAGCGAGTAGCAAGACGCGTAGCCCAGAAACAAGATGAAGGACATCAATGTGTCGTTGTCGTCTCCGCTATGGGGGATACAACAGACGAACTCATTGACCAGGCAAAAATATTGAACGATAAGCTTCCTGCACGGGAAATGGATATGCTGCTCACAACGGGAGAGCAAATTTCAATCGCTTTACTATCGATGGCCATCCAAAGCCTAGGACGTGAGACCGTCTCCTATACAGGATGGCAAGCGGGATTCCGGACTGAACCGGTTCATGGAAAAGCACGAATAACGGATATACAGCCAGAACGTGTATTACGATCTTTAGAAGAAGGCAAAATCGTCATCGTTGCCGGATTCCAAGGTATATCCGAAGAAGGAGAAATTACGACACTCGGACGCGGAGGATCGGATACGACAGCCGTTGCACTTGCAGCTGCAATCAAAGCCGACGCTTGCGAAATATATACAGATGTTGACGGGGTTTATTCTACTGACCCGCGAATCGTTAAGGTTGCTCGTAAATTGAGTGAAATCTCGTATGATGAAATGCTGGAGCTTGCTCATTTGGGAACCGCTGTATTGCATCCGCGTGCAGTTGAATATGCGAAACATTCAAAAGTACCTTTAGTGGTTCGATCCAGCTTTACTTATAATGAAGGAACGGTAGTGAAGGAGGAAGCAGCATTGGAACAAGGCGTAGTGGTAAGCGGTATTGCCTACGATAAAAATGTAGCGCGTATCAGTATTTTGGGAGTTGAAGATATTCCAGGCGTGCTTGCAGGTATGTTTGGCGCGTTAGCAAGAGAACAAATTGATGTTGATATTATCGTGCAAAGCGGTATTAGTGATGGCAAAGCTGACTTCTCCTTTACGGTTACCCTAGATGATCGAGAGCGTGCTATTGAAGTGATTCAAGGAATGGAAAGCATTCTGCCATTCCGTGAAATTACATCAGAGGATGGGCTTGTGAAAATATCAATCGTCGGGGCAGGCATGGTCAGCCATCCAGGGGTTGCTGCTCAAATGTTTGAAGTTATTTCAAGCCAAGGTGTTAATATCAAAATGGTAAGTACATCAGAGATTAAAGTCTCCTGTGTAGTGGAAGGTACAAAACTGAATGAAGTCATTCGTGCACTGCATACAGCTTATAAACTCGATGCAGAAGTTCAAGCTTTTGTAGGCGGACCACAAGATCGAAGATAA
- a CDS encoding SpoIIIAH-like family protein gives MTNKRQTIWLVSMLSLMVVLSAYYLFTEDTGTSNQVAETEQIKGTPSDAQEASATNPLDGLVMNEVVTEGLVTGEQTDETGAPAAPDAVVEEEVSSEKTDAAKTDEEVLKEMEAQNTSASAANIFENYQWERTAENSRIESELLAAAGDNSKTPEENAKAVEQLRILEEKNSKITGIEEQLSQQYANAIVEEDNDQYKVVVISEKLEAKDAVTIVDMVINELDVTQDKVRVQYVKE, from the coding sequence ATGACGAATAAAAGACAAACGATATGGCTCGTATCGATGCTGAGTCTAATGGTCGTACTTTCTGCTTACTATCTGTTTACAGAAGATACGGGGACATCTAACCAGGTCGCAGAAACAGAGCAAATCAAAGGCACGCCTAGTGATGCACAGGAAGCTTCCGCAACGAATCCGCTGGATGGACTTGTTATGAACGAAGTCGTTACAGAGGGTCTTGTAACAGGGGAACAAACAGATGAGACAGGGGCTCCCGCTGCACCTGATGCAGTAGTCGAAGAAGAAGTATCCTCGGAAAAAACGGATGCAGCAAAAACCGATGAAGAAGTACTGAAAGAAATGGAAGCTCAAAACACCTCCGCTTCTGCTGCTAATATATTTGAGAACTACCAATGGGAGCGTACAGCTGAGAATTCCAGAATAGAAAGTGAACTGCTTGCAGCAGCAGGCGATAACAGTAAAACACCAGAAGAGAATGCAAAAGCAGTGGAACAATTGCGTATACTAGAAGAGAAAAATTCGAAAATTACAGGAATTGAAGAGCAACTTTCTCAGCAATACGCAAATGCGATTGTAGAAGAGGATAACGACCAATATAAAGTGGTTGTAATCAGCGAAAAACTCGAAGCAAAAGATGCGGTTACGATCGTTGATATGGTCATTAATGAGCTTGATGTAACACAAGATAAAGTTCGAGTACAGTATGTAAAAGAATAA
- the spoIIIAF gene encoding stage III sporulation protein AF, with product MYKTEVDTVEWLSGWLRELILVVLLATFVDMLLPNRSMERYVKLVLSLLILLTLITPLINLLSSDPDARLKEALRDWTKDGGQIQAMTLDDILDEGEKLHKQQDLKAKEWAAKEVADQIKEQIERETELPVESVSVILGTEKKTDKSAELTSITSVKVTMGQSNEDRQITMSSENGPIEITPVDQNPISVRISDLTNEEAAPKERPYDSGEEAVSVMTGTEADQIMSLIEGQWQVDAKHIVILKPERNREL from the coding sequence ATGTACAAAACGGAGGTGGATACAGTGGAATGGCTGAGCGGATGGCTGCGAGAACTGATACTGGTCGTTTTACTGGCTACCTTTGTGGATATGCTGCTTCCCAATCGATCTATGGAGCGGTATGTCAAGCTTGTACTGAGTTTGCTTATACTCCTGACATTAATCACCCCCTTAATCAATCTGCTAAGCAGTGATCCTGATGCAAGGCTTAAGGAAGCACTTAGGGACTGGACGAAAGACGGGGGACAGATCCAGGCCATGACGCTGGACGACATCCTGGACGAAGGGGAAAAGCTCCATAAGCAACAAGATCTGAAAGCCAAAGAGTGGGCAGCTAAAGAAGTAGCAGATCAAATTAAAGAGCAAATCGAAAGAGAAACGGAGCTTCCGGTTGAATCGGTCAGCGTTATCCTTGGAACTGAGAAAAAAACGGACAAGAGTGCTGAACTAACCTCCATCACCAGTGTGAAAGTCACGATGGGACAAAGTAATGAAGATAGACAAATAACGATGAGTTCAGAGAACGGGCCGATAGAAATTACTCCTGTGGATCAGAATCCCATTTCCGTCCGAATATCTGATCTTACGAATGAAGAGGCTGCACCGAAAGAGAGGCCATATGATTCAGGAGAGGAAGCCGTCTCTGTTATGACAGGAACAGAAGCTGATCAGATCATGTCTTTGATTGAAGGACAGTGGCAGGTTGATGCCAAACACATTGTTATTTTGAAACCGGAAAGAAACAGGGAACTGTAA
- the spoIIIAC gene encoding stage III sporulation protein AC: MNLEVNAIFQIAGIGIIIAMIHTVLKQMGKEDMAHWVTLIGFVVVLFMVVRMLDNLLQEIKSIFLFH, translated from the coding sequence ATGAATTTAGAAGTGAATGCGATCTTTCAAATCGCAGGTATCGGCATTATCATCGCCATGATTCATACGGTACTAAAGCAAATGGGAAAAGAAGATATGGCGCACTGGGTCACGTTAATAGGCTTTGTGGTGGTCTTGTTCATGGTAGTGCGAATGCTCGACAATTTGCTCCAGGAGATTAAATCTATTTTCCTTTTTCATTAA
- the accB gene encoding acetyl-CoA carboxylase biotin carboxyl carrier protein, which produces MFKLNEIKELIKLIDETSVQEVEIENEGSKLTIRKPGPTEYVQAPVNVSAYPPVTQMMQPSHTPSVSNAPGNQAAPVQETSEKTESNLHKIVSPMVGTFYSSPSPEAAAFVSPGSKVTEKTTVCIVEAMKLMNEIEADVKGEIVEILVQNGQLVEYGQPLFLVKSE; this is translated from the coding sequence ATGTTTAAATTAAATGAAATTAAAGAATTAATAAAGCTGATTGATGAGACTTCTGTACAAGAGGTTGAAATTGAAAACGAAGGTTCCAAACTGACAATACGCAAGCCAGGTCCGACTGAATATGTACAAGCACCAGTAAACGTAAGTGCATATCCGCCTGTAACTCAGATGATGCAGCCTAGCCATACACCATCTGTAAGTAACGCGCCTGGAAATCAAGCAGCGCCTGTTCAGGAAACATCTGAGAAGACAGAATCCAATTTACATAAGATTGTTTCACCTATGGTGGGTACATTTTATTCCTCACCGTCGCCTGAAGCAGCAGCTTTTGTAAGTCCAGGCAGCAAAGTGACGGAGAAAACAACCGTATGTATTGTAGAAGCAATGAAACTCATGAACGAGATTGAAGCTGACGTTAAAGGCGAGATCGTTGAGATCCTCGTACAGAATGGTCAACTCGTTGAGTACGGTCAACCGTTGTTCTTGGTTAAATCGGAGTAA
- the efp gene encoding elongation factor P, which translates to MISVNDFKTGLTVEVDGDIFTVLDFQHVKPGKGAAFVRSKLKNLRNGNTVEKTFRAGETIGRAQIDNRGVSYLYASGDEHTFMDNETYDQFTLTSDQLEWELNFLKENMNVNIISYKGEILGINLPNSVELKVIETEPGIKGNTATGATKNAKVETGLNVQVPLFINEGDVLIIDTREGKYSSRA; encoded by the coding sequence GTGATCTCAGTTAACGATTTTAAAACAGGTTTGACCGTTGAGGTTGACGGTGATATTTTTACAGTTCTTGATTTCCAACACGTTAAGCCAGGTAAAGGAGCGGCATTTGTTCGTTCTAAACTTAAAAACCTTCGTAATGGTAACACTGTAGAAAAAACATTCCGCGCTGGTGAAACGATCGGCCGTGCACAAATTGACAACCGTGGTGTTTCTTATCTGTATGCAAGTGGAGATGAGCATACGTTCATGGATAACGAAACTTACGATCAGTTCACACTTACTAGTGACCAACTGGAGTGGGAACTGAACTTCCTAAAAGAAAACATGAATGTAAACATCATCAGCTACAAAGGTGAAATTTTGGGAATTAACTTGCCAAACTCTGTAGAACTCAAAGTTATTGAGACAGAGCCAGGTATCAAAGGTAACACGGCAACAGGTGCTACTAAAAATGCAAAAGTAGAAACAGGTCTAAATGTACAAGTACCTTTGTTTATTAATGAAGGCGATGTTCTGATCATTGATACTCGCGAAGGTAAATACAGCTCTCGCGCATAA
- the accC gene encoding acetyl-CoA carboxylase biotin carboxylase subunit translates to MNFQKILIANRGEIAVRIIRACKELGISTVAVYSEADRDALHVRLADEAYCIGPVLSKESYLNITNIMSVATLTECDAIHPGYGFLAENADFAEICESCNISFIGPSADAITKMGDKAVAKQTMRDAGVPVIPGSDGLVENLDEAVMIARDIGYPIIIKATAGGGGKGIRIAEDEESLIKQITAAQQEAQKAFGNAGVYLEKFLTGMKHVEIQIIADKHGNAVHLGERDCSIQRRRQKLIEEAPCPIISEETRKSMGDAAVRAALAVNYAGAGTLEFLLSPDGDFYFMEMNTRIQVEHPVTEMVTGVDLIKEMISVIEGNPLSFTQEDITINGWSMECRINAEDPSRNFMPAPGKINFYLPPGGPGVRVDSAAYQGYNIPPYYDSMIAKLIVWAPTRDEAVSKMKRALSEFAVEGIPTTIPFHMRLLEHPVFGKGDFDIKFLEENEI, encoded by the coding sequence ATGAATTTTCAAAAAATATTGATTGCCAACCGTGGCGAGATTGCTGTTCGGATTATTCGTGCTTGTAAAGAACTAGGCATCTCAACGGTAGCTGTCTATTCAGAGGCAGACCGAGATGCGCTGCATGTACGTCTTGCAGATGAAGCATACTGCATCGGCCCTGTTCTCTCTAAAGAGAGTTATCTTAATATTACAAATATAATGAGTGTTGCAACTCTTACAGAATGTGATGCCATTCATCCCGGCTATGGTTTTTTAGCTGAAAATGCTGATTTTGCAGAAATCTGTGAGTCTTGCAACATTTCTTTTATTGGCCCATCAGCTGATGCTATTACCAAAATGGGAGACAAAGCGGTTGCAAAACAGACGATGAGAGATGCAGGGGTGCCTGTTATTCCTGGATCGGATGGACTCGTTGAGAATTTGGATGAGGCAGTTATGATTGCTCGCGATATCGGCTATCCTATTATTATTAAAGCCACTGCCGGCGGCGGAGGGAAAGGGATTCGCATCGCAGAGGATGAAGAATCTCTGATCAAACAAATCACTGCGGCCCAGCAGGAAGCACAAAAAGCATTCGGGAATGCTGGCGTTTATCTCGAAAAATTCTTAACAGGTATGAAACACGTAGAAATTCAGATCATTGCCGACAAGCATGGTAACGCGGTTCACTTAGGAGAAAGAGACTGCTCCATTCAGCGCAGAAGACAAAAGCTGATTGAAGAAGCACCTTGTCCGATCATAAGCGAAGAAACGCGGAAAAGTATGGGAGATGCTGCGGTACGTGCTGCCCTGGCTGTAAACTATGCGGGAGCAGGAACTCTTGAATTTTTGCTCAGCCCTGACGGGGATTTCTACTTCATGGAAATGAATACCCGTATTCAGGTAGAACATCCTGTTACAGAAATGGTGACAGGTGTGGACCTCATCAAAGAAATGATTTCTGTCATTGAAGGGAATCCGTTGTCCTTTACTCAGGAAGACATTACGATTAACGGCTGGTCCATGGAATGCCGTATTAACGCAGAAGACCCTAGCCGTAATTTCATGCCTGCTCCAGGCAAAATTAATTTCTATCTGCCTCCTGGAGGTCCGGGAGTAAGGGTAGACAGCGCTGCCTACCAAGGTTATAACATTCCGCCGTATTATGACTCTATGATTGCAAAACTAATTGTATGGGCTCCTACACGGGATGAGGCGGTTAGCAAAATGAAACGCGCGCTTTCTGAGTTTGCGGTAGAAGGTATTCCTACTACGATCCCATTCCATATGAGATTGCTTGAGCATCCGGTGTTTGGCAAAGGCGATTTTGATATTAAATTTTTGGAAGAAAACGAAATTTAA
- the spoIIIAB gene encoding stage III sporulation protein SpoIIIAB has protein sequence MLKLIGALMIMLSGTLLGMYKANLFASRPKQIRELVLIFQRLLTEINYSYSPLADALHKIGSQASKPLGRLFIAAAEHMNSPKGHSASESFHYAVDKYWSQTAMKQPEKDVILQLSLSLGTSDREEQNKHITLAIQQLNHEEITAREDQLKYEKMSRSLGLLVGALIVILIL, from the coding sequence ATGCTTAAACTCATAGGTGCTCTGATGATCATGCTTTCAGGAACTTTGCTAGGCATGTATAAGGCGAATCTTTTTGCTTCCCGACCCAAGCAGATTAGAGAGCTTGTTCTCATCTTCCAGCGTCTGCTGACGGAAATTAATTATAGTTATAGTCCGCTTGCTGATGCGCTTCATAAGATAGGATCGCAAGCGAGTAAACCGCTTGGACGTCTTTTCATAGCGGCTGCAGAGCATATGAACTCTCCTAAAGGGCATTCGGCAAGCGAAAGCTTTCACTATGCGGTAGACAAATACTGGAGCCAAACGGCTATGAAACAACCAGAGAAAGACGTGATCCTTCAGCTGAGTTTAAGTCTCGGGACAAGCGACAGAGAGGAACAAAACAAACATATTACGCTTGCCATCCAGCAATTAAATCATGAAGAAATCACGGCTCGGGAAGATCAACTGAAGTACGAAAAGATGAGCCGCAGTCTTGGTCTTCTGGTCGGGGCGCTGATCGTCATTCTGATCTTATAG
- a CDS encoding YqhV family protein: protein MDKYVLSMAILRIFSGSAELIAALLMLRFNQVEKALAVNSALAFVGPMILILTTSIGLVGMADKLSFGKLAWVLMGVTCLLIGILKK, encoded by the coding sequence TTGGATAAATATGTATTGTCGATGGCTATTTTACGTATCTTTTCAGGGTCAGCAGAATTGATTGCTGCCTTGCTTATGCTGAGATTTAATCAGGTCGAGAAAGCTCTTGCCGTGAATTCCGCCCTTGCTTTTGTTGGTCCGATGATCCTTATTCTAACCACATCTATTGGACTAGTAGGGATGGCAGACAAGCTTTCATTTGGTAAATTGGCGTGGGTACTTATGGGAGTTACTTGTCTCTTAATTGGTATTTTAAAAAAATGA
- the spoIIIAG gene encoding stage III sporulation protein AG, giving the protein MGKLRNSLNKWIGSSDEGTTKRTQTFRWLIIVGLIGVAIIIISSFINVKEIDTENVGREPPLDNSVQSAFGAAEGEMTPFDTTEHAFESKIKGILEQIVGVGTVDVMVTIDSTEEIVVERNRQDTQQNTEETDANGGKRSITQYTRDGEIVTYDISGDQSPIITKKIKPQIRGVLVVAKGAENKIVKDLITEAVEKGLNVESYRISVVPRKQE; this is encoded by the coding sequence ATGGGAAAACTGAGAAACAGCTTAAATAAATGGATCGGGTCGTCTGATGAAGGAACAACGAAACGAACGCAAACCTTCCGGTGGTTAATTATTGTCGGCTTGATCGGTGTAGCTATTATCATCATTAGTTCTTTCATTAATGTGAAAGAGATCGATACAGAGAACGTGGGGAGAGAGCCGCCGCTGGATAATAGTGTACAATCTGCTTTTGGTGCTGCAGAAGGTGAGATGACCCCTTTTGATACTACTGAGCATGCATTTGAATCCAAAATTAAAGGGATACTCGAACAAATTGTAGGCGTGGGAACAGTGGATGTCATGGTTACCATTGATTCTACAGAAGAGATTGTGGTCGAGAGGAACCGGCAGGATACGCAGCAAAATACGGAGGAAACAGATGCAAATGGCGGAAAGCGCAGTATAACTCAGTACACAAGAGACGGGGAAATTGTTACCTATGATATTTCAGGAGACCAATCACCGATTATTACTAAGAAGATCAAACCTCAAATCCGCGGTGTACTCGTCGTTGCAAAAGGGGCCGAGAATAAAATTGTTAAAGATCTCATAACAGAAGCTGTCGAAAAAGGACTAAACGTTGAATCCTATCGAATATCGGTTGTACCAAGGAAACAAGAGTAG
- the spoIIIAA gene encoding stage III sporulation protein AA, with the protein MKWLELFPESLKTLLMHLPRPLLESLEEVRIREGRPLEINTNGEHYFVTRLSKPTKIQSEAYCPSREDTHRFLEVISNHSLYTMEEELRKGFITIPGGHRIGLAGRTVLKNGRVEHLRDISGFNVRIAKEINGAADQIIPHLVDYRTSRIKHTLIVSSPQQGKTTLLRDIARQISHGSEKRRSFKVSIVDERSEIAGSYKGVPTFDVGPRTDVMDACPKAEGMMMLLRSMSPEVLIVDEIGREEDAEAIKEALNAGISVIASAHARDMADLSKRPFIKDLIQEELFQMYVMIDRFGKKVTYRLADSKNRTLQQQGITNAGGAHA; encoded by the coding sequence TTGAAATGGCTTGAGTTATTCCCAGAGTCGCTAAAAACACTGCTGATGCATCTTCCTAGACCGCTTCTAGAATCATTGGAGGAAGTTCGAATTCGTGAGGGAAGGCCTCTCGAAATTAACACAAATGGGGAGCACTATTTTGTAACCCGGCTTTCGAAGCCCACAAAAATACAGTCAGAAGCTTATTGTCCATCTAGGGAGGATACTCACCGATTCCTAGAAGTCATCAGTAATCATTCGCTCTACACGATGGAAGAAGAACTTCGGAAAGGTTTCATCACGATTCCAGGCGGACACCGGATTGGACTAGCTGGAAGAACGGTACTTAAAAATGGGAGAGTAGAACATTTAAGAGATATCAGTGGATTTAATGTTCGGATCGCCAAAGAGATTAACGGTGCAGCGGATCAGATTATTCCACATCTTGTAGACTACCGAACTTCACGAATCAAACATACGCTCATCGTTTCTTCTCCGCAGCAAGGGAAAACGACACTGCTTCGGGATATAGCCAGACAGATCAGCCATGGAAGCGAGAAAAGAAGAAGTTTCAAAGTGAGTATTGTGGACGAACGTTCCGAAATTGCCGGCAGTTATAAAGGCGTTCCTACTTTTGATGTTGGACCGCGAACAGATGTGATGGACGCTTGTCCGAAAGCCGAAGGGATGATGATGCTGCTGAGATCCATGTCACCCGAAGTGCTGATTGTCGATGAGATTGGCAGAGAAGAAGATGCAGAAGCGATAAAAGAGGCACTGAATGCCGGTATTTCCGTCATTGCAAGTGCACATGCAAGGGATATGGCTGACCTGAGCAAACGTCCATTTATTAAGGATTTAATTCAGGAAGAATTGTTTCAGATGTACGTTATGATTGATCGCTTCGGTAAAAAAGTGACGTACAGACTTGCAGATAGTAAAAACAGAACCTTACAGCAGCAAGGCATTACAAACGCAGGTGGCGCTCATGCTTAA
- the spoIIIAD gene encoding stage III sporulation protein AD, whose protein sequence is MEIIQIVGLGLIATILILIVKEQKPLFAFLIATTAGILIFMFVIGKIGAVLQVLERMAQSSGMDEIHLKTILKIIGIAYIAEFGAQIVRDAGQESIASKIELAGKVLILVLAVPIISIIIETVMKLLPV, encoded by the coding sequence ATGGAAATCATTCAAATCGTAGGACTTGGACTCATAGCGACCATCTTGATTCTTATAGTCAAAGAACAAAAGCCGCTGTTTGCATTTTTGATTGCAACAACAGCAGGGATCCTAATCTTCATGTTTGTTATCGGCAAAATTGGTGCTGTGCTCCAGGTACTCGAGAGGATGGCCCAATCCTCCGGAATGGATGAGATCCATTTAAAAACAATACTGAAAATTATCGGTATTGCCTACATTGCAGAGTTTGGCGCACAAATTGTAAGGGATGCGGGACAAGAAAGCATTGCATCCAAAATTGAACTTGCCGGCAAAGTGCTGATTCTGGTACTGGCTGTACCCATTATCAGCATTATTATTGAAACAGTGATGAAGCTGCTGCCGGTATAA